Part of the Lotus japonicus ecotype B-129 chromosome 6, LjGifu_v1.2 genome, AGGCGGGGCGCCAGTACCACCCAGCCATATCCCCCAGGGATCAGGAATCCacttcaaagaaaaagaagaagagggcaGTTGAAGGAACTACATCGACACTGTTgcagagaatttcaaaacacCTCAAGTAAGCCCAAGCGTGGGGATGAAGTTGGCAAGGGGAAACGCTAACGTCACTCAGCACTTGGCTAAGAAATGGGGAGAATGATAGTTTGATGTCAAGGTCAAGGAACATATATTCATATACGAAAAAGAAATGGGAGTACTTGGGGTTCTTGAGTGCACGGTGTTGCCACGGGCGGTCTTAGCCCCGGCAACCTGTGGTGCGAAGGAGGTTTTCTAACAACGGGGTGCTACAGAGACCGCCAACCCTGCGGGCAAGGTCAGAGATAGAGTCATCAGTGGCAAGTTCCGAGGGTTGGTCAAGGATCCCTTGGTCAGGAGCGTTCTGGACACAACATTAGATGATGATATTCCGGAAAAGTTTTTTCATCAACTTCCCCCTAATGATATTAACGATTCTGTTAGTGAAGAGAAAAGAATGCATGCATATTAAGGAAAATGTTCCGGCAGAGATCGTTCGAACAGTTGAAATTGAATTAAAACAAGGAAAGAGAGCTTCATCACAAAACATATCAAGACGTCAAACATAGATGCAAACTCATACGAGGAACTAAATATGTTAAGATAAGATGTAACAAATTTTTCTCCCACATTCACTATTGGGGAATGATCTTCAACAGAACTACTTGAAACTTTAACTCCGAGAAGCAAAAAGTGTACGATGGACCCTGTTCTTAGCTCTGGAAATTTGTCAACTTCTGCTTTCTCAATAGGTTAATGCCCTTCAAGTGTAGTGCCAGCAAGGAAGGATCATGTTGGGGTTAAATGTGACATTCACCTATAGTATTTAAATAGttatttttttctcataatttttatAGTATCTTTTTCAACTAGTAACCATTTACTTTTCTTAATGTGTTATCATTTCTCTCACTTACTCATTTTCTCTGGTTTGGCCTTTGATTTTAAGCATGACAGGCACAACAAGCTTGGCATCCTCAACATGGTATGTCAAGCACATTTGATAGATTGGCGATTGTTGATCAACAAGATCCTCCGCAATCCTATGATGGTAATCCGTTTGGTAGTTCCTTGATTCCCCATGCAGTAGAAAACCCACCTATGCAGTTTTAAGCATGCTCAACACCAATAATCCCAATACTACATGATGCAACTAGTCAACATGGTAGAAGGCCAATAGTGAATTTTACAGGACAACCTATGAGGCAACATTTTCTATTGCATACAACTTCAGTGGGACCAAGCACTTGGATGCCTTCTATGTTAGGAATGGCTCCGACAAGTTATCAAGGACAAACCTTGTGGTGCATTGATTACTTTTTGACAAAaaatacccttatttaattgaatCTTCTCTCTATTTAATTATTCGGTTATTATAGTTATTTTTCCCGTTAAATTAGCCGAATCTGGTatgagaaaattaaataaaaaatgaaaagaaaaaaccgTGAAAAGGTCATATAGTACTGAGATTTTTAGCAACATTGTAAGTGAAAGTGGAAGTGTATGTGTAGTTCATTTATTCAGGTAGAGAACCCCTGCCCCAGGTCTTAAGCCAGAAGTGAACTCAAGTTATTCTTCCACCTTCAAAAGTCGGACCTGCTCAACTTTGTTATGCTTCCATGGCAACAATTTGCATCTCAACAACTACTTTTCAGTTTTACAGAGATGAAACTAACTAGTTTCTCAACATATTCTAAGAAACAAATGCAATTTTAAGCTCCAATCACATCTTCCTGCAACAGTCTTATAAGACCTGAATAGACATAACAGAAAAAAACTTTGAACTCATTAATGTTCCAGGCATAACTCTTTATGTGAGTGCTCAAAAAAGGGGTACCTAATCAGCTAATGCCTATGTTTAATACTGGTTTCAATGTAAGGGTAGAAAAATGCTACCATCCATAGTCTGGTTCCTTAGTTTCAACTTGCAATTCTGGGAGAAAGGCTTTGAAGCTTCTCAGCCTAGTTTTGCACTTACTATCCCTTCAATGGATCCAATGAGAGTGAACAATCCAACCATAAAGCCAACGATGCTAAAAGTCCTAAGCATGACCCACTTGCCTGTCCATGCTTGAATATTGCCCTGACTCAAGTACATTTCTACTGGGAAGTATATGGTTAATGGATAGTAGATTATGCCTGCCAAAACTCCCAAAATCTGATTGAAGTAGGGAAAGAGCATTGCAATCAAGGTCGTTGATGCAACATATGCGGTCCGGAAAGTAAGCCTGAGAAGATTTAGTTGAAGATCTGGGAGCACTGGGAGTTTCAAGAGGTATGTGTGGTTCACAAATTCACTGTCTGGGAACTTGAAACGGAGCCAGCTCTCAACATTTGCAAAAAGTGGCTGGCTATACACCTGCACCAGATCAAGATGAACATACATACATTACTTTTCTAGACAAGTGGTGGACAATGTAAAGGACTAAAGAAGCACAAATCGTGTTTGATCCATATTAAAAATATCGGCATGTTTTACATTGGCTGTTGAGGCCTAACAGTAAATCAGTAAGGACTAAAGAAGCATTGTCAAGAAATGGAAGCCGGAGCACCAACATGAAATTTAATGATGTACCTGATATGCACCAACTAGGTGGATCACTATACAAGCATTGGCAAAGTCTACAAGCCAATGAAGCTTATAGGCTGCAAACCCTGATAAAAGGTTTCCTGGTGTATCGTCACCAAAGGCTGCATAACCAAAGCACCCACATAACAGGTAGAAAATTGTTGTGACAAAGACTGATATTGTTGAGGCCTTCCTCATGGTTATGTTTTCTGGTGGAGGTGACTTCAAAGTGTCCTACAAGAATTGCAGCAAGTTATATTAGCCTTTAGGCTTTTCCTCAAGGCTGTCAACCTAAGATCACAGAGAATCACATACCTGTATTTCTATAAGAATTACTGAGAATGGATAGGAGAATGCTATGTCACCAAGAGCTTGAGCAACCAGCCATACTTTGTCAGTTCCACTGGCAGTAGTAATTCCATGAATGCTACCCTCAATATGTCCCTTTTCTGAGCATATGATTACCATAATTTTGTACATGTGTTGGATGACGACAAATAATTAGTCTCATATTGTACGCTTTCAAAGAACTTTTCATGCACAAGTCAGTCATGCCATGCCTTAGGAAAGACATCAACAAACAGGGATCAATATCTCTTGTCCCTAAATTGTGTCTCAATTTTCTGTCCCACCAATGAAGGAAATCGCCATGTCGATTACAAAAGGTACGAGTGTGGTAATTACAAACTCACATTgtggtttttattttgattgACATGTCAAAATTTTATGAGCGTGACAGGGAATGAGACAATGTTTGGGAACaaaagatttcaatccaacaaACAGATACTAGTGAGCAACTGAGCATCATACCTTTGACTTGCGTGATGGCAAGTCCCATTCCTATGAAAGCATAAGCAAAGGACATAATTGCTGCGACAATTGACAGCCATTCAATGTCGTGGAAGTTGGGTATCTGTGAGAGAACAACTTGGATAGCCCCAAAAATAAGCATGAAATATCCTTCTGAAAAATCACATGCTGATCCATTCTCTTTGTCTTGGTAACAGCTTGATTTTTGGATTGATCTGCAGCCACAAACACAAATAGCAGTCCAA contains:
- the LOC130723549 gene encoding probable amino acid permease 7; protein product: MSEAGDSAPFLQNADSGDVKRTGTVWTAVAHIVTGVIGSGVLSLAWSIAQIGWIGGPLAILLFASITLFSAFLLSDTYRSPCPEFGPNRSSSYLDAVNLHKGVGSGRASAVFVNVSLYGFGIAYVITAAISMRSIQKSSCYQDKENGSACDFSEGYFMLIFGAIQVVLSQIPNFHDIEWLSIVAAIMSFAYAFIGMGLAITQVKEKGHIEGSIHGITTASGTDKVWLVAQALGDIAFSYPFSVILIEIQDTLKSPPPENITMRKASTISVFVTTIFYLLCGCFGYAAFGDDTPGNLLSGFAAYKLHWLVDFANACIVIHLVGAYQVYSQPLFANVESWLRFKFPDSEFVNHTYLLKLPVLPDLQLNLLRLTFRTAYVASTTLIAMLFPYFNQILGVLAGIIYYPLTIYFPVEMYLSQGNIQAWTGKWVMLRTFSIVGFMVGLFTLIGSIEGIVSAKLG